A region from the Lentisphaera profundi genome encodes:
- a CDS encoding DUF1501 domain-containing protein, producing the protein MSDFNLSRRSFLSSMSLGALGTMVPQQLSVAGGKGLHHKPKAKRVIMLFMAGGQSQLDLFDHKPDLHKLYRQELPPSVIGNQRFTAMTKNAQKLVAPSKFKFKRYGSNGIEMSELLPNLGSVMDDLCLVKSMYTESINHDPGKTLFCTGTELPGNPSMGSWLSYGLGTMNKDLPDFVVLPSAYWSGKTNVQALYSRLWGSGCLPSKHQGTSFQSKGDPVLFLSNPKGVSASVRRRMLDTLGSLNKKHLNELHDPEIQTTMAQQEMAYRMQSSVPELTDISNESKATLDLYGPEVMNKGSYARNCLLARRMAERDVRFIQLFHRGWDHHSNLPTHLTGQCRDVDHPTAGLIKDLKQRGLLEDTLIVMVGEFGRTAYGQGNFKADNYGRDHHPRCFSALLAGGGIQGGISYGQTDDFSYNVVDKPVHVRDLHATMLWQLGLDHQQLSFPFQGLDVKLTGVNPASVVQGILS; encoded by the coding sequence ATGTCTGACTTTAATTTATCACGTCGCTCCTTTTTGAGCTCTATGAGTTTAGGTGCCCTAGGTACTATGGTTCCTCAACAGTTATCTGTAGCCGGAGGCAAAGGTCTCCACCACAAACCCAAAGCTAAACGTGTTATCATGCTCTTTATGGCGGGTGGCCAGAGTCAGCTCGATCTTTTTGATCACAAACCCGATTTACATAAACTTTATCGCCAAGAATTACCTCCTTCAGTGATCGGGAATCAGCGCTTTACGGCCATGACCAAGAATGCCCAAAAACTTGTGGCACCTTCGAAGTTTAAATTTAAGCGCTATGGCTCTAATGGCATAGAGATGAGTGAGCTACTTCCGAACCTGGGTTCAGTCATGGATGATCTTTGTTTGGTGAAATCTATGTACACAGAGTCAATTAATCACGACCCAGGTAAAACACTCTTTTGTACGGGAACTGAATTGCCAGGTAACCCTAGTATGGGATCTTGGTTGAGTTATGGTCTCGGAACGATGAATAAAGATTTGCCTGACTTTGTTGTTTTACCTTCGGCTTACTGGAGTGGAAAGACCAATGTTCAGGCATTGTATTCACGTTTGTGGGGTAGTGGTTGTTTGCCGTCCAAACACCAAGGGACGTCTTTTCAGAGTAAAGGTGATCCGGTTTTATTTCTTTCTAATCCTAAAGGTGTGAGTGCATCAGTTCGCCGACGTATGCTCGATACTTTGGGATCTTTGAATAAAAAACACCTTAATGAACTTCACGATCCAGAAATTCAGACCACAATGGCTCAGCAAGAAATGGCTTATCGGATGCAGAGTTCTGTTCCAGAACTTACTGATATCAGTAATGAATCGAAAGCGACTTTAGATCTCTATGGTCCAGAAGTGATGAATAAGGGCTCATATGCCCGTAACTGCCTCTTAGCTCGCCGTATGGCTGAGCGCGATGTGCGCTTTATTCAGCTCTTTCACCGTGGTTGGGATCATCACAGTAATCTACCAACTCATTTAACTGGACAATGTCGCGATGTCGATCATCCGACAGCAGGCTTGATTAAAGACTTAAAACAACGTGGTCTCTTAGAAGATACCCTCATTGTTATGGTTGGCGAATTTGGTCGAACGGCTTATGGGCAAGGCAACTTTAAGGCAGATAATTATGGTCGAGATCATCACCCACGCTGTTTCTCAGCTTTATTAGCCGGCGGTGGTATACAGGGTGGTATTAGTTATGGTCAAACCGATGATTTCAGCTATAATGTCGTAGATAAACCAGTACATGTTCGGGATCTACATGCGACAATGCTATGGCAACTTGGTTTGGATCATCAGCAGTTATCCTTCCCTTTTCAGGGGCTAGATGTGAAGCTTACGGGAGTTAATCCGGCATCTGTGGTTCAAGGAATATTGAGCTAG
- a CDS encoding polysaccharide deacetylase family protein — protein MIFFSFLLHAEKTQKTVILTFDDSVKSKAEFVAPLLKKHGFNATFFITEGFSLRQVIQASACVGCKF, from the coding sequence TTGATTTTTTTCAGCTTTTTACTACACGCAGAGAAAACTCAAAAAACTGTGATACTTACTTTTGATGATTCGGTCAAGAGTAAGGCGGAGTTTGTCGCACCACTTCTAAAAAAACACGGTTTTAATGCTACTTTCTTTATCACTGAGGGCTTTTCCTTAAGGCAGGTAATACAAGCTTCCGCTTGCGTAGGATGCAAATTTTGA
- a CDS encoding ThuA domain-containing protein: protein MKLLSVLFIALSFGLLAEDKKPLKIIQIAGGCCHEYKEQMKLTSEAFKKSFNCTVDTFVDGSDRTSHHAKLKEKNWSKAYDAVVFSLCAGHVKDDEFILSIVEEASKNKKGLVFLHCSLHNFRSTKIGTDAWRKLMGLTSIGHEHKGDLICENTDATHPVMKNFPPDYTFKEEEVYIITKKGANVKELARAYGKRTKKWHPVIWTSEYEQSKIFGTSIGHTTATYEDKVYTDLLCRGLLWSVGKL, encoded by the coding sequence ATGAAATTACTAAGTGTCTTATTCATAGCCTTATCTTTTGGTCTTTTGGCCGAAGATAAAAAGCCTTTGAAGATTATCCAGATTGCCGGTGGTTGCTGTCACGAATATAAAGAACAAATGAAATTAACTTCCGAAGCTTTTAAAAAGAGCTTTAACTGTACGGTCGATACTTTTGTGGATGGTAGCGATAGAACGAGTCATCATGCCAAACTGAAAGAAAAGAATTGGTCCAAAGCTTATGATGCAGTTGTTTTTAGCCTGTGCGCTGGCCACGTCAAAGATGATGAATTCATTTTAAGTATTGTCGAAGAAGCGTCTAAAAATAAAAAAGGTCTCGTCTTTCTGCATTGCTCGCTACATAATTTTCGTTCAACAAAAATTGGTACCGATGCCTGGAGAAAGCTCATGGGCTTGACTAGCATAGGGCATGAGCATAAAGGCGATCTCATTTGTGAAAATACCGATGCGACTCATCCCGTGATGAAAAACTTTCCTCCGGATTATACCTTTAAAGAAGAAGAGGTTTACATCATTACTAAAAAAGGCGCGAATGTCAAAGAATTGGCTCGAGCTTATGGCAAGAGAACAAAAAAATGGCACCCAGTCATCTGGACCAGTGAATATGAGCAAAGTAAAATATTTGGGACTAGTATCGGCCATACGACTGCTACTTATGAAGATAAAGTCTATACAGATTTACTTTGTCGCGGCTTATTGTGGAGTGTTGGAAAACTCTAA
- a CDS encoding PQQ-binding-like beta-propeller repeat protein, producing the protein MNHLSKVLIALFCLVTFNLHAERLVLVSASYGKNIVAICDKDGKAIWQYKTKGQKAGHDGHHDVQMLANGNILFHDSWTHILEVTLDNKIVWEYDSSKQNNKGHVQVHAFSRLANGNTMIVESGIGRIIHVDKEGKLLKEFPLKRGAHNTRWARMTKTGGYVVASEDFGVVEYDAEGKILWEYAIKGRVYGARKLKNGNTFICAGGANRILEVSAAKEVIWEINKKVPNSNIELGWMTCIQESEAGNYIVGNCHAGPNNPQIFEVDKNKKVIWEFNNFDLVGNGLACWEVLEGKKATQVRKQLEALKK; encoded by the coding sequence ATGAATCATTTATCAAAAGTATTAATAGCGCTATTTTGTCTTGTCACTTTCAATCTTCACGCGGAGCGTTTAGTTCTTGTCAGTGCTTCTTATGGCAAAAATATTGTTGCCATCTGTGATAAAGACGGAAAAGCTATTTGGCAGTATAAGACAAAGGGTCAAAAGGCCGGTCATGATGGTCATCATGATGTACAAATGTTAGCGAATGGAAATATACTTTTTCACGACTCTTGGACTCATATCCTGGAAGTGACTCTCGACAATAAAATTGTCTGGGAATACGATTCAAGCAAACAGAATAATAAAGGTCATGTACAAGTTCATGCCTTTTCTCGTCTAGCTAATGGCAATACAATGATTGTAGAGAGTGGTATTGGCAGAATTATTCATGTAGACAAAGAAGGTAAACTTCTTAAAGAATTCCCCCTAAAGAGAGGTGCACACAATACTCGTTGGGCACGAATGACCAAAACAGGTGGTTATGTAGTGGCCTCGGAAGATTTTGGTGTAGTTGAATATGATGCTGAGGGAAAAATCCTCTGGGAGTATGCCATCAAAGGTCGCGTTTATGGTGCACGAAAATTAAAGAATGGCAATACATTTATTTGTGCTGGAGGGGCCAATAGAATCCTCGAAGTCTCAGCAGCTAAAGAAGTCATCTGGGAAATCAACAAAAAGGTTCCTAACAGCAATATTGAGCTTGGGTGGATGACCTGTATCCAAGAGAGTGAAGCAGGAAACTATATTGTTGGTAACTGCCATGCAGGTCCCAATAACCCACAAATTTTTGAAGTTGATAAGAACAAAAAAGTCATCTGGGAATTCAATAACTTTGATTTAGTAGGCAATGGTCTGGCTTGTTGGGAAGTCCTTGAAGGTAAAAAAGCTACTCAAGTCCGCAAGCAATTAGAAGCACTAAAGAAATAA
- a CDS encoding DUF1501 domain-containing protein — MKLHRRNFLKSAALGLGSLNLKSMANESQPALPHFAPKAKSIIYLCQSGGPSHIDLFDYHPELKKLHGTELPDSVRGGQRVTGMTSRQSSFPVCAPIKEFKQHGQSGTWMSDLLPYTSKIVDDITVIKSMHTEAINHDPGITFLNTGSQIPGHPSLGAWLSHGLGSRNKNMPAYNILISQGTGKKPGQPIFSRLWGSGFLPSVHQGVQLRSTGDPILYLQNPQGVSRSSRRSMLDSLKSLNNYYYDKAGDPEVKTRIEQYEMAYRMQETAPEIADISEEPESTFQLYGEQARQPGTYAYNCLMARRMIERGIRMVQLLHRGWDQHSKLEKDLTAQCHDTDQASAALVTDLKQRGLLDETMVVWGGEFGRSVYSQGKLGAGRDHHGKCFSMWTAGGGFKAGHSHGLTDEFAYNIAENPVSVHDLNATILHNLGIDHERFTFPFQGLDNKLTGVEHASVIQDLIK, encoded by the coding sequence ATGAAATTACATCGAAGAAATTTTTTAAAATCAGCAGCTCTAGGTCTTGGTTCTTTAAATCTAAAATCAATGGCTAATGAAAGTCAGCCAGCCTTACCGCATTTTGCGCCCAAAGCAAAATCAATTATTTATCTCTGTCAGTCGGGTGGTCCATCACATATTGATCTCTTTGATTATCACCCCGAGTTAAAGAAACTTCATGGTACTGAGTTGCCCGATTCCGTAAGAGGTGGGCAACGAGTAACGGGCATGACTTCCAGACAGAGTAGCTTTCCCGTCTGTGCTCCCATCAAAGAATTTAAACAACACGGCCAATCCGGGACTTGGATGAGTGATCTACTCCCCTACACCTCAAAAATTGTCGATGACATCACGGTCATAAAATCCATGCATACCGAGGCGATTAATCACGACCCAGGAATTACCTTCCTCAATACCGGCTCACAAATTCCCGGCCACCCTAGCCTCGGCGCTTGGTTAAGCCATGGTCTGGGAAGTCGAAATAAAAATATGCCTGCCTACAATATCCTGATCTCACAAGGAACGGGGAAAAAACCTGGCCAGCCGATTTTTTCTCGTTTGTGGGGCAGCGGATTTTTACCCTCTGTTCATCAAGGAGTGCAATTGCGTAGCACAGGTGATCCCATACTCTATTTACAAAACCCTCAAGGCGTGAGTCGGTCGAGTCGTCGCTCGATGTTGGATTCACTTAAATCACTTAATAATTATTATTATGATAAAGCGGGTGATCCAGAAGTCAAAACTCGCATAGAGCAATATGAAATGGCTTATCGCATGCAGGAAACAGCCCCTGAAATTGCGGATATTTCTGAGGAGCCTGAAAGTACTTTTCAGCTTTATGGCGAACAAGCTCGCCAGCCAGGAACTTATGCTTATAACTGCCTCATGGCGAGACGTATGATTGAACGTGGCATTCGTATGGTTCAGCTCTTGCATCGTGGTTGGGATCAGCATAGTAAACTAGAAAAAGATTTAACAGCTCAATGCCATGATACCGATCAAGCTTCCGCTGCCTTAGTCACTGATCTGAAACAACGTGGGCTTTTGGATGAGACCATGGTGGTTTGGGGTGGAGAATTTGGTCGCAGTGTTTATTCCCAAGGAAAACTTGGTGCGGGACGCGATCATCACGGTAAATGCTTCTCGATGTGGACTGCCGGTGGTGGCTTCAAAGCGGGTCATTCACATGGTCTTACAGATGAGTTTGCCTATAATATCGCCGAAAACCCCGTCAGTGTTCACGATCTCAATGCCACGATTTTACATAATCTTGGTATCGATCACGAAAGGTTTACCTTTCCCTTCCAAGGTTTAGATAATAAACTAACCGGCGTCGAACATGCCTCAGTCATTCAAGATTTAATCAAGTAA
- a CDS encoding PSD1 and planctomycete cytochrome C domain-containing protein → MKTFLLSLFLSTSLFAEVSFNKDIRPILSKYCFHCHGPDDESREKKLRLDISTGEMGAYRTRRDKTAIKPGDALKSHVYLRIISDNEDKIMPPPESKKEMNAAEIALIKEWIEEGAEYRGHWAFEKPKKKSLPVVKKRDWTQNEIDYFILSELEKKGLSPSDKADKRTLIRRLYLDLTGMSPTLKEVNDFLADESAQAYEKLVDQILTKDAHAERLALDWLDTARYSDTNGYSIDDHRDMWAWRDWVIKSFMDNKPYDQFVTEQVAGDLLVTKPIQDRPETFWIWKKDLQANEKINLKKRFHIDSLPKEALLKATCDDNFTFKINGQLVGSSEHWNKPLSVDIAKYLKKGHNDIFVHAENQASIGGFVAVLTLDDDYIVTDKTWQAQLPNKPWAKAVERDAYGKGPWAEVLKLEQKQKLTEEEVQKVIATGFLRNGMNTHEGGTLPEEYITFYHNDKVDTVSTTFMGLTTKCAQCHDHKFDPIAQKDFYSMYAFFNNSSESGMGAGKGGNSNPVLKVNSLLTPKGKMIGAHKKRIAELRERQAEIKKKKDYLGFTSDKGVGNIEIEIRALQSQIDKGQTSVMIMDWKEKKTHVRIRGQYDQLGEEVSPAALGQILAFDDKYPKNRLGLAQWILAEDNPLTARVAVNRYWQLIFGTGIVKTAEDFGSQGEYPSHLDLLDSLAIDLRQHDWDIRRLIKNIVMSATYQQSSRHNAEAAKIDPYNRLHHRAPSFRLTAEFVRDNALMISGLLDENVGGPSVYPVQPLGLWAQISHFGHGSFTAQAYFDGKMMRRSMYSVIKRTGAHPAMAAFDAPSRETCTVRRQQTNTPLQSLVMLNDPQFTQAAEALAIRMKKHSNSLKEQLQHGFILSTGREPNGKELQALLKAYDKQLEYYKKELDHLMKLSGAHGDKKMGALIISASLLLNLSESMTRN, encoded by the coding sequence ATGAAAACATTTTTACTCAGTCTATTTTTAAGCACCTCACTTTTTGCTGAAGTCAGCTTTAATAAAGATATCCGCCCTATCTTATCCAAATACTGTTTCCATTGCCATGGTCCAGATGATGAAAGCCGTGAAAAGAAGCTGCGCTTGGATATTTCCACAGGAGAAATGGGCGCTTATCGAACCAGGCGTGACAAGACGGCTATCAAACCGGGTGATGCCTTAAAAAGCCATGTATACTTGCGTATCATTAGTGATAATGAAGACAAGATCATGCCGCCACCTGAGAGCAAAAAGGAAATGAACGCGGCGGAAATCGCCCTCATAAAAGAGTGGATTGAAGAAGGCGCTGAATACAGGGGTCACTGGGCATTTGAAAAACCAAAGAAAAAATCTTTACCCGTGGTCAAGAAGCGCGATTGGACGCAAAATGAGATTGATTACTTTATTTTATCTGAGCTGGAGAAAAAGGGCTTAAGTCCTTCTGATAAAGCTGATAAAAGAACTTTGATTCGCCGACTTTATTTAGATTTAACCGGCATGTCTCCCACGCTTAAAGAAGTCAATGATTTTTTGGCAGATGAATCAGCACAAGCTTATGAAAAACTTGTCGATCAAATTTTGACTAAAGATGCACATGCCGAACGCTTAGCATTAGATTGGTTAGACACAGCGCGTTATTCCGATACCAATGGCTATTCAATTGATGACCACCGCGACATGTGGGCCTGGCGTGATTGGGTGATCAAATCTTTTATGGATAACAAGCCTTATGATCAGTTTGTGACTGAACAAGTGGCAGGAGATTTGTTGGTAACTAAGCCCATACAAGATAGACCTGAAACTTTTTGGATATGGAAAAAAGATCTGCAAGCTAATGAAAAGATCAACTTAAAAAAACGCTTTCATATAGATAGTTTGCCTAAAGAAGCCCTTTTAAAGGCGACTTGTGACGACAATTTCACCTTCAAAATCAATGGCCAGCTCGTGGGCAGTTCGGAGCATTGGAATAAACCCTTATCAGTGGATATTGCCAAATACCTTAAAAAAGGTCACAATGATATTTTTGTCCACGCGGAAAACCAAGCCTCCATAGGCGGCTTTGTTGCAGTGCTTACACTGGATGATGATTATATCGTAACAGATAAAACTTGGCAGGCTCAACTACCCAATAAGCCTTGGGCAAAAGCCGTGGAGCGAGATGCCTATGGAAAAGGACCTTGGGCCGAAGTTCTTAAACTTGAACAAAAACAAAAGCTGACTGAAGAGGAAGTACAGAAAGTCATTGCCACAGGTTTTCTTAGAAATGGTATGAATACTCACGAGGGTGGAACTCTGCCCGAGGAGTACATAACTTTTTATCACAATGATAAGGTAGATACAGTTTCTACGACCTTCATGGGCTTAACCACTAAATGTGCGCAATGCCATGATCATAAGTTTGATCCTATTGCACAAAAAGATTTCTACTCCATGTATGCTTTCTTTAACAATTCATCTGAGAGTGGCATGGGAGCTGGTAAAGGGGGGAATTCTAATCCTGTCTTGAAAGTGAATTCATTATTGACGCCTAAGGGTAAAATGATTGGAGCACATAAAAAGCGTATTGCAGAGCTTAGAGAGCGCCAAGCTGAAATTAAAAAGAAAAAAGATTATTTAGGTTTTACTTCCGATAAGGGTGTGGGCAACATTGAAATCGAAATACGGGCGCTACAGAGTCAAATAGATAAGGGACAGACTTCAGTAATGATTATGGACTGGAAAGAGAAAAAGACCCATGTGAGAATTCGCGGTCAGTACGATCAATTAGGTGAAGAAGTGAGTCCAGCAGCACTCGGACAAATCCTGGCATTTGACGATAAATACCCAAAAAACCGCTTGGGCTTGGCACAGTGGATTCTTGCAGAGGACAATCCTTTGACGGCTCGCGTGGCGGTTAACCGTTACTGGCAGTTGATTTTTGGAACGGGAATTGTAAAAACAGCGGAAGATTTTGGCTCCCAGGGTGAGTACCCATCACACCTGGATTTACTGGATTCCTTAGCGATAGATTTGCGTCAACATGATTGGGATATTCGTCGCTTAATCAAAAACATAGTCATGTCGGCCACCTATCAGCAATCCTCTCGTCATAATGCTGAGGCCGCAAAAATTGACCCCTACAACCGTTTGCATCATCGGGCACCAAGTTTTCGTTTAACGGCTGAATTCGTACGAGATAATGCTTTGATGATTTCGGGCTTGTTGGATGAGAATGTAGGTGGTCCTAGCGTTTACCCCGTTCAACCCTTAGGCCTATGGGCACAGATTAGTCATTTTGGCCATGGTTCTTTCACTGCTCAGGCTTATTTTGATGGTAAAATGATGCGTAGAAGTATGTATTCGGTCATTAAACGTACGGGTGCTCACCCCGCCATGGCTGCTTTTGATGCTCCGAGTCGAGAAACTTGCACGGTGCGTCGTCAGCAAACAAATACTCCGCTACAATCATTAGTGATGCTCAATGACCCTCAATTCACGCAAGCCGCAGAAGCTTTGGCCATACGTATGAAAAAGCACTCAAATAGTCTTAAGGAACAACTCCAGCATGGCTTTATTTTGAGCACAGGTCGAGAGCCTAATGGTAAAGAGTTACAGGCTTTACTCAAAGCTTATGATAAGCAGCTTGAGTATTACAAAAAAGAACTTGATCACTTGATGAAATTATCAGGTGCCCACGGCGATAAAAAGATGGGAGCCTTGATTATTAGTGCATCTCTCTTGTTAAATCTCAGCGAAAGCATGACAAGGAATTAA
- a CDS encoding AraC family transcriptional regulator: MNLDFFQDLSLDNFIQSFFDQSEDLFAFAKDCDFRFTMVNRPLLKSLNLSSESEVLGKTDYDFFSPGQADLFRLEDREVFNTEKMVLNRTWGIANPKGGMNWYISSKYPLRNKSGELKGLIGIMRNSSKVGSYLEPYAELSPIFNFIRSNIARQIEVDELAKIMCLSLSQFERKFKKMMAITPLKFINKMRIDYACERLIKSHDTLSNIAFDCGFFDHSHFSKIFKRIKGMNPSDYRKKYHD, encoded by the coding sequence ATGAATTTAGATTTTTTCCAGGACCTCTCTCTCGATAACTTCATCCAAAGTTTCTTTGATCAATCAGAAGATTTATTTGCCTTTGCTAAGGATTGTGATTTTCGTTTCACTATGGTCAATAGACCTTTGCTAAAAAGCCTGAATCTAAGCTCAGAAAGTGAGGTTTTAGGAAAGACGGATTACGACTTTTTTAGCCCTGGCCAAGCTGATTTATTTCGCCTTGAAGACCGAGAAGTTTTTAATACGGAAAAAATGGTGCTTAATAGGACCTGGGGTATAGCAAACCCAAAGGGAGGAATGAACTGGTATATTTCCAGTAAATATCCTCTTAGAAATAAATCAGGGGAATTAAAAGGCCTGATTGGGATTATGCGCAATAGTAGTAAAGTGGGCAGCTATCTAGAACCCTATGCCGAGTTGAGCCCGATCTTTAATTTTATACGAAGCAATATAGCGCGTCAAATTGAAGTGGATGAACTCGCCAAAATCATGTGCCTCTCGCTCAGTCAATTTGAACGTAAATTCAAAAAGATGATGGCGATCACACCCTTAAAATTCATCAATAAGATGCGTATTGATTATGCTTGTGAACGACTCATAAAAAGTCACGATACACTTTCCAATATTGCCTTTGATTGTGGTTTTTTTGACCATAGCCATTTCAGCAAAATATTTAAGAGAATAAAAGGTATGAACCCAAGCGACTACCGCAAAAAATATCACGATTGA
- a CDS encoding c-type cytochrome domain-containing protein: MKKILLSTLLALSINAEVSFKKHLAPILKQKCESCHGAQKKKGGYGVDTFSKFMKAGKSGDEAIVANSPDESYLYELLITDDEDDRMPQKDDALSQAEIKLFKQWIAEGAKFDGDSPDDKLITMLPPPVHPKPPKIYPTKLPVFTSIFSPDGKTIFSAAYNEILIWNKKGKLLDRIDGLPQTINAIVFSNDGKSIYVGGGAPGEYGEISQVNLKTKQITNIAMCEDVVLDIKISPDGSKLISGGADSNIRVFDLKNNKLLWRNKQHAHWVTGIAVTDYSFFEAQAKNQGLPDFLVYTVFEKKGGEHNRQIWKFTNRTIIREANWQLEFTPDKNINLSDIRETGIGKTREVKTTVYKSTDIVKHQKVVEYLRGLSKTWGSKVDAQPFLISSSFDKTLKVFNLKTGLLFTTYKGHSKVYGKVNGYFKVYSVVAQKDSLLAWSAGGGKHLHGWDPVLIRDEDGTAGDMEARFAKEGSAIFLKHDFKNKNIFKLKQEGNSLWAVADDGSIKQFAIPTDGKFDPDKAAETFTAQLQDDYLMSLDIKNGQIITAGFNGSISQLDLNFTAHKFAISGTIGSANQMVEQSVDNKAASKWCLFHKNKVVTWQAEYDRPVGIVSYEFISGGDVPERDPKDWVLEASNDGITWIPLDTKSNQSIFEKRLMKRSYELSESSPEFKFYRFSFHKVHGNDMFQISEIKLNTTKTNRSFAAYPK, translated from the coding sequence ATGAAAAAGATTTTACTTAGTACTTTACTCGCTCTCAGTATTAATGCCGAAGTGAGCTTTAAAAAGCACCTTGCGCCCATTCTGAAACAGAAATGTGAATCCTGTCATGGAGCACAAAAAAAGAAAGGCGGTTATGGCGTCGATACTTTCAGTAAATTCATGAAAGCAGGCAAGAGTGGTGATGAAGCCATTGTTGCCAATTCACCAGATGAAAGTTATCTCTACGAATTACTCATTACTGATGATGAAGACGATCGCATGCCCCAAAAAGATGACGCTCTCAGTCAAGCGGAAATCAAACTCTTTAAACAATGGATTGCGGAAGGCGCAAAATTCGATGGCGATTCGCCAGACGACAAGCTCATCACTATGTTGCCCCCGCCCGTTCACCCTAAGCCACCCAAAATCTACCCTACGAAGCTGCCAGTTTTCACTTCTATATTTTCACCAGATGGAAAAACAATTTTCTCCGCCGCATATAACGAAATTCTCATCTGGAATAAAAAGGGGAAATTATTAGACCGTATCGATGGTCTCCCACAAACCATTAATGCCATTGTCTTTTCAAATGATGGCAAATCAATCTATGTGGGTGGTGGGGCTCCAGGTGAATATGGTGAGATTAGCCAAGTTAATTTGAAAACAAAACAAATCACTAATATCGCCATGTGCGAAGATGTGGTTTTGGATATAAAGATTTCGCCCGATGGGAGTAAATTAATTTCTGGTGGTGCGGATAGTAATATTCGTGTTTTCGACCTAAAGAATAATAAATTACTTTGGCGTAACAAGCAGCATGCTCACTGGGTAACAGGTATCGCCGTGACGGATTATAGCTTTTTCGAAGCACAGGCAAAAAATCAAGGACTTCCCGATTTTCTCGTTTATACGGTATTCGAAAAGAAAGGCGGTGAGCACAATCGTCAGATCTGGAAATTCACTAATCGCACTATCATTCGCGAAGCTAATTGGCAACTCGAATTCACTCCTGATAAAAATATTAACTTATCAGATATTCGCGAAACGGGTATTGGAAAAACCCGCGAAGTCAAAACGACTGTCTACAAGTCTACAGATATTGTGAAGCACCAAAAGGTGGTAGAGTATTTACGTGGACTCAGTAAGACTTGGGGATCAAAAGTCGATGCTCAACCCTTCCTTATAAGCTCATCTTTTGATAAAACTCTTAAAGTATTTAATCTTAAAACGGGTTTGCTTTTCACTACCTACAAGGGACATTCCAAAGTTTATGGCAAAGTCAATGGTTACTTCAAAGTCTACTCTGTAGTCGCCCAGAAAGATAGCCTACTCGCTTGGTCTGCTGGTGGTGGTAAACATCTCCACGGCTGGGATCCTGTCTTAATTCGAGACGAAGATGGTACTGCAGGCGATATGGAAGCTCGCTTTGCTAAAGAAGGCTCTGCTATCTTCCTCAAACATGACTTTAAAAATAAAAACATCTTTAAGCTCAAGCAAGAAGGAAACTCTCTTTGGGCGGTAGCTGATGATGGTTCCATTAAACAATTTGCTATCCCCACAGATGGAAAATTTGACCCTGACAAAGCTGCTGAAACTTTTACTGCTCAGCTCCAAGATGATTACCTCATGTCACTAGATATTAAAAATGGCCAAATTATCACAGCGGGTTTTAACGGGAGTATTAGTCAATTAGATTTGAATTTCACAGCCCATAAGTTCGCTATTAGTGGTACCATAGGAAGTGCAAATCAAATGGTTGAGCAGAGTGTCGATAATAAGGCAGCTAGTAAGTGGTGCTTATTCCATAAGAACAAAGTCGTCACTTGGCAGGCTGAATACGATCGACCTGTAGGCATAGTTTCTTACGAATTTATTTCTGGTGGAGACGTTCCCGAGCGAGATCCAAAAGATTGGGTTCTCGAAGCTTCAAATGATGGAATAACTTGGATTCCACTTGATACAAAATCTAATCAATCAATTTTTGAAAAGCGTCTTATGAAACGTTCATACGAACTGAGTGAGTCCTCGCCTGAGTTTAAGTTTTATCGTTTTAGTTTTCACAAAGTTCATGGCAATGATATGTTTCAAATTTCTGAAATCAAATTAAATACGACTAAGACAAATAGAAGTTTCGCCGCCTATCCTAAATGA